In a single window of the Salvelinus namaycush isolate Seneca chromosome 6, SaNama_1.0, whole genome shotgun sequence genome:
- the LOC120049521 gene encoding uncharacterized protein LOC120049521 — translation MGLKSDADGVHPITKQYGSECGYMFSILPLPGHAELRASYFSCHTDNQDDEVFTFSFNLIASGVGNTYTVNATCSLPLPWSPREVSCEENYMEVSMRSDVSCLSGTTTDAWTAALATAHSSATSTWQVMFQQEGQQLIPMSISEARELGYVFHLTQGRLVFRSPYTPRSVMGSVSMVNGSVVEVVHPILFSRQRWVVMMVDWIVACSTNEGMYDGVGLVWQTPTLLSPLVSGLSGLESSKISMGVDGQLLNEPITAERGYSLDISDTTVQISIPFNAAGGYRKSFVMDNMYHEFYVFRLYYEQTFLDDCGVETRLRLHRPMNTPLLIQHTSIINQTVLEDRVFTVYLGNLSYDVDLVAVKLNGHNFTILEANKSGLVITMVPQPNSTLHAYILRVPFDDAVVQKLYSTEGRLQFSLDINYTLVILPQEEPYYYLASVVAQFIDVFPPVFKGVCNEKSISFQMVHKPFDYLWEVGVGPYLLTTNLADKRGYIMQNDSKSLTLEVPLFTVGYTYKDINLKQFYGSFEIHSRLPKTLDVKSSLAKACLFQTTEVIVCSTKGVVTVVTDVTLAIPGAEPNRTFLLDSTCRPQETDDTRALFSFGLHTCGTRVQVDHQHVTYENEINVEHKSQSALVALMFSSLFRMIVRCVYPLSDLYKLFAYWQFEADSPGVGTILTRVPVKRAIETACRARYLLVTTQLSFAGNEPRFEAVDADGVHPITKQYGSECGYMFSILPLPGHAELRASYFSCHTDNQDDEVFTFSFNLITTAASGVGNTYTVNATCSLPLPWSPREVSCEENYMEVSMRSDVSCLSGTTTDAWTAALATAHSSATSTWQVMFQQEGQQLIPMSFSEARELGYVFHLTQGRLVFRSPYTPGSVMGSVSMVNGSVVEVVHPILFSRQRWVVMMVDWIVACSTNEGMYDGVGLVWQTPTLLSPLVSGLSGLESIKISMGVDGQLLDKPITAERGYSMDISDTTVQISIPFNAAGGYRKSFVMDNMYHEFYVFRLYYEQTFLDDCGVETRLRLHRPMNTPLLIQHTSIINQTVLEDRVFTVYLGNLSYDVDLVAVKLNGHNFTILEATKSGLVITMVPQPNSTLHAYILRVPFEDAVVQKLYSVEGLLQFSLDINYTLVILPQEEPYYYLASVVAQFNDVFPPVFKGVCNEESISFQMVHKPFDYLWEVGVGPYLLTTNLAAKRGYIMQNDSKSLTLEVPLFTVGYTYKDINLKQFRGTFEILSRVPKTLEVKSSLAKDCFFQTTEVIVCSTKGVVTVVTDVTLAIPGAEPNRTFLLDSTCRPQETDDTRALFSFGLHTCGTRVQVDHQHVTYENEINVEHKSQSVKAPFETRVTASVMIVRCVYPLSDLYKLFAYWQFEADSPGVGTILTRVPSPRQVVLPPFSNRTLHHPSFLPLYIAAMGSAQYPWRPHQQPVPVMTPSEFFYTDPTMRRGQRVPNIVTELQVFECFQLNTPRPIMSSCPAPPVRPDPFRSQAHPTRDLGGHTWRRDPPHLPITPRPRERGRSQAVIQLSLEEDQAITNLLKLHHQKPGHPEVTTAVISTQVACPEGTSPSDHTSTLSQPSVCQSIPTTKPSPAEEMGLFHREDQLFVLAILEPQHQNEPRLRSDVELEAANALLTMDEESVSLVDDEGPWNQTQTLDRPSNRSPENLHLQYFSPEECDGDTLPLEDDESCLSPEALPPMTSIWDAVALRNGTVTESEGTAVDALLILGDLTTPCCPHFN, via the exons ATGGGCCTGAAATCAG ATGCTGATGGCGTTCACCCCATCACTAAGCAGTATGGGTCAGAGTGTGGCTACATGTTCAGTATCCTCCCTCTGCCTGGCCATGCTGAACTCAGAGCCTCCTACTTCTCCTGCCACACTGACAACCAG GACGATGAGGTGTTCACTTTTAGCTTTAACTTGATCGCAAGTGGAGTGGGAAACACCTACACTGTGAATGCAACCTGCTCCCTCCCTTTACCCTGGTCCCCCAGAGAAGTCAGCTGTGAGGAGAACTATATGGAG GTGTCAATGAGGAGTGACGTGTCCTGTCTATCTGGTACAACAACGGATGCCTGGACTGCTGCCCTTGCTACA GCCCACAGCTCTGCCACGTCTACCTGGCAGGTGATGTTCCAGCAGGAGGGGCAACAGCTGATTCCCATGTCCATCTCAGAGGCTCGGGAGCTGGGCTACGTGTTCCACCTCACCCAGGGGAGACTGGTGTTCCGCTCGCCCTACACACCACGGTCTGTCATGGGGTCTGTCTCCATG GTGAATGGTTCAGTGGTGGAGGTGGTCCATCCCATACTGTTCTCCAGGCAGAGATGGGTGGTTATGATGGTGGACTGGATTGTTGCGTGCAGCACTA ATGAAGGAATGTATGATGGGGTGGGGCTGGTCTGGCAGACCCCCACTCTGCTGTCCCCGCTGGTCTCTGGCCTCTCTGGGTTGGAGAGCAGCAAGATCTCAATGGGGGTGGATGGTCAGCTCCTGAATGAGCCCATCACAGCAGAGCGAGGCTACAGCCTGGACATCAGTGACACCACTGTCCAGATCAGCATCCCCTTCAACGCAGCCGGAGGATACAGAAAA agctttgtgatggacaACATGTACCATGAGTTCTATGTGTTCCGTCTCTACTATGAACAAACCTTTCTTGATGACTGCGGTGTGGAGACCAGACTCCGCCTCCACAGGCCCATGAACACACCCCTTCTGATCCAGCACACCTCCATCATTAACC AAACAGTCCTTGAGGATCGTGTGTTTACTGTTTACCTGGGGAACCTCTCCTACGATGTTGACCTGGTGGCTGTGAAGCTCAATGGTCACAACTTCACCATACTAGAGGCGAATAAAAGTGGCCTCGTCATAACCATGGTCCCCCAGCCCAATAGTACCCTACATGCCTACATTCTCAGGGTGCCATTTGATGATGCCGTTGTTCAAAAACTG TACTCTACAGAGGGTCGTCTTCAGTTCTCATTGGACATCAACTACACTTTGGTCATCCTGCCTCAGGAGGAGCCCTACTACTACCTGGCTTCAGTCGTGGCTCAGTTCATTGATGTCT TTCCTCCGGTCTTCAAAGGCGTCTGCAATGAGAAAAGCATCAGTTTCCAGATGGTCCATAAGCCATTTGACTACCTGTGGGAGGTGGGTGTTGGCCCATACCTTCTGACCACAAATCTGGCAGACAAGCGTGGATACATCATGCAGAATGACAGCAAGAGTCTGACCCTGGAAGTGCCCCTCTTCACTGTTGGCTACACTTATAAG GACATCAATTTGAAGCAGTTCTACGGCTCATTTGAAATTCACTCGCGACTTCCCAAGACCTTGGATGTCAAGAGTTCCTTGGCCAAAGCCTGTCTCTTTCAGACTACTGAGGTCATAG TGTGTTCCACTAAAGGGGTGGTGACAGTGGTTACTGATGTGACTCTGGCTATTCCTGGAGCTGAACCCAACAGAACCTTTCTCCTGGACTCCACCTGCAGGCCTCAAGAGACAGATGACACCAGGGCTCTCTTTAGCTTTGGACTCCACACCTGTGGTACCAGGGTCCAG GTTGACCATCAGCACGTTACCTACGAAAATGAGATCAACGTTGAGCACAAGAGCCAATCT GCACTTGTGGCTTTAATGTTCAGTTCTCTTTTTAGGATGATCGTTCGGTGTGTCTATCCACTGAGTGACCTATACAAGCTGTTTGCATATTGGCAGTTTGAGGCAGACTCTCCAGGAGTTGGTACCATCTTGACTAGAGTTCCTGTAAAAA GGGCTATTGAGACTGCGTGTCGGGCTCGATACTTGTTGGTAACAACCCAACTCTCATTTGCTGGGAATGAACCTCGCTTTGAAGCGGTTG ATGCTGATGGCGTTCACCCCATCACTAAGCAGTATGGGTCAGAGTGTGGCTACATGTTCAGTATCCTCCCTCTGCCTGGCCATGCTGAACTCAGAGCCTCCTACTTCTCCTGCCACACTGACAACCAG GACGATGAGGTGTTCACTTTTAGCTTTAACTTGATCACAACTGCTGCAAGTGGAGTGGGAAACACCTACACTGTGAATGCAACCTGCTCCCTCCCTTTACCCTGGTCCCCCAGAGAAGTCAGCTGTGAGGAGAACTATATGGAG GTGTCAATGAGGAGTGACGTGTCCTGTCTATCTGGTACAACAACGGATGCCTGGACTGCTGCCCTTGCTACA GCCCACAGCTCTGCCACGTCTACCTGGCAGGTGATGTTCCAGCAGGAGGGGCAACAGCTGATTCCCATGTCCTTCTCAGAGGCTCGGGAGCTGGGCTACGTGTTCCACCTCACCCAGGGGAGGCTGGTGTTCCGCTCGCCCTACACGCCAGGCTCTGTCATGGGGTCTGTCTCCATG GTGAATGGTTCAGTGGTGGAGGTGGTCCATCCCATACTGTTCTCCAGGCAGAGATGGGTGGTTATGATGGTGGACTGGATTGTTGCGTGCAGCACTA ATGAAGGAATGTATGATGGGGTGGGGCTGGTCTGGCAGACCCCCACGCTGCTGTCCCCGCTGGTCTCTGGCCTCTCTGGGTTGGAGAGCATCAAGATCTCAATGGGGGTGGATGGTCAGCTCCTGGATAAGCCCATCACAGCAGAGCGAGGCTACAGCATGGACATCAGTGACACCACTGTCCAGATCAGCATCCCCTTCAACGCTGCCGGAGGATACAGAAAA agctttgtgatggacaACATGTACCATGAGTTCTATGTGTTCCGTCTCTACTATGAACAAACCTTTCTTGATGACTGCGGTGTGGAGACCAGACTCCGCCTCCACAGGCCCATGAACACACCCCTTCTGATCCAGCACACCTCCATCATTAACC AAACAGTCCTTGAGGATCGTGTGTTTACTGTTTACCTGGGGAACCTCTCATACGATGTTGACCTGGTGGCTGTGAAGCTCAATGGTCACAACTTCACCATACTAGAGGCGACTAAAAGTGGCCTCGTCATAACCATGGTCCCCCAGCCCAATAGTACCCTACATGCCTACATTctcagggtgccatttgaggatGCCGTTGTTCAAAAACTG TACTCTGTAGAGGGGCTTCTTCAGTTCTCGTTGGACATCAACTACACTTTGGTCATCCTGCCTCAGGAGGAGCCCTACTACTACCTGGCCTCAGTCGTGGCTCAGTTCAATGATGTCT TTCCTCCGGTCTTCAAAGGCGTCTGCAATGAGGAAAGCATCAGTTTCCAGATGGTCCATAAGCCATTTGACTACCTGTGGGAGGTGGGTGTTGGCCCATACCTTCTGACCACAAATCTGGCAGCCAAGCGTGGATACATCATGCAGAATGACAGCAAGAGTCTGACCCTGGAAGTGCCCCTCTTCACTGTTGGCTACACTTATAAG GACATCAATTTGAAGCAGTTCCGTGGCACTTTTGAAATTCTCTCAAGAGTTCCGAAGACCTTGGAGGTCAAGAGTTCCTTGGCCAAAGATTGTTTCTTCCAGACTACTGAGGTCATAG TGTGTTCCACTAAAGGGGTGGTGACAGTGGTTACTGATGTGACTCTGGCTATTCCTGGAGCTGAACCCAACAGAACCTTTCTCCTGGACTCCACCTGCAGGCCTCAAGAGACAGATGACACCAGGGCTCTCTTTAGCTTTGGACTCCACACCTGTGGTACCAGGGTCCAG GTTGACCATCAGCACGTTACCTACGAAAATGAGATCAACGTTGAGCATAAGAGCCAATCTGTGAAAGCACCATTCGAAACCAGGGTTACTGCCTCTGT GATGATCGTTCGGTGTGTCTATCCACTGAGTGACCTATACAAGCTGTTTGCATATTGGCAGTTTGAGGCAGACTCTCCAGGAGTTGGTACCATCTTGACTAGAGTTCCT AGCCCAAGGCAGGTGGTCCTTCCTCCATTCTCCAACAGGACCCTTCACCACCCCTCCTTCCTGCCCCTGTACATTGCAGCCATGGGCTCGGCCCAGTACCCCTGGAGACCCCACCAACAGCCAG TTCCAGTTATGACTCCCTCGGAGTTCTTCTACACGGACCCCACCATGCGCCGGGGACAACGGGTACCGAACATTGTGACCGAGTTGCAG GTTTTTGAGTGCTTCCAACTCAACACCCCTCGCCCCATCATGTCCTCTTGCCCCGCCCCCCCTGTCAGACCTGACCCCTTCAGATCACAAGCCCACCCTACCAGAGACCTGGGTGGCCACACCTGGAGGAGGGACCCTCCCCATCTGCCCATCACCCCCAGGCCCAGAGAGAGGGGACGGAGTCAGGCTGTGATCCAGCTAAGCCTGGAAGAGGATCAGGCTATAACTAACCTACTGAAGCTCCATCACCAAAAGCCTGGTCATCCAGAGGTCACTACTGCCGTCATCTCCACCCAG GTGGCTTGTCCTGAAGGGACATCGCCAAGTGATCACACCTCAACCCTTAGCCAGCCATCAGTGTGTCAGTCCATTCCCACCACCAAACCATCTCCAGCTGAAGAGATGGGACTTTTTCATAGAGAGGACCAGCTCTTTGTGTTGGCCATCTTGGAGCCCCAACATCAGAACGAGCCCAGACTGAGGTCTGATgtggagctggaggcagcgaacgCATTGCTCACTATGGATGAGGAGTCGGTCAGTCTGGTGGATGATGAAGGGCCCTGGAACCAGACTCAGACCCTGGACAGGCCCTCTAACAGAAGCCCTGAGAATCTACATCTCCAGTACTTCTCACCCGAAGAGTGTGATGGTGATACACTGCCATTAGAAGACGATGAAAGCTGCCTATCCCCAGAAGCTTTGCCTCCAATGACCAGTATTTGGGATGCGGTGGCTCTGAGAAATGGGACTGTCACAGAGTCTGAGGGGACGGCTGTGGATGCCCTGTTAATACTGGGTGACCTCACAACCCCATGTTGTCCTCATTTCAATTAA